The Pseudomonas baetica genome includes a region encoding these proteins:
- the dgcA gene encoding dimethylglycine demethylation protein DgcA: MAFEAMFQPIQIGKLTIRNRVLSTAHAEVYATDGGMTTDRYVKYYEEKAKGGIGLAICGGSSSVAIDSPQGWWKSVNLADDRIIPHFQNLADAMHKHGAKIMIQITHMGRRSRWDGEHWPTLLSPSGIREPVHRATCKTIEPEEIWRVIGNYATAAARAKAGGLDGVELSAVHQHMIDQFWSPRVNKRTDEWGGSFENRMRFGLEVLKAVRKEVGDDFCVGIRLCGDEFHPDGLSHEDMKQIAKYYDDTGMIDFIGVVGSGCDTHNTLANVIPNMSYPPEPFLHLAAGIKEVVKAPVLHAQNIKDPNQATRILEGGYVDMVGMTRAHIADPHLIAKIKMGQIDQIKQCVGANYCIDRQYQGLDVLCIQNAATSREYMGVPHIIEKSTGVKRKVVVVGAGPAGMEAARVAAERGHDVTLFEKKEFIGGQITTASKAPQRDQIAGITRWFQLELARLKVDLRLGTAADAATILDLRPDVVVLAVGGHPFLEQNEHWGAAEGLVVSSWDVLDGKVAPGKNVLVYDTICEFTGMSVADFLADKGSQVEIVTDDIKPGVAIGGTSFPTYYRSMYPKEVIMTGDMMLEKVYREGDKLIAVLENEYTGAKEERVVDQVVVENGVRPDEELYYGLKDGSRNKGQIDIDALFAIKPQPSLSTTGDGYLLFRIGDCVAQRNTHAAIYDALRLCKDF; this comes from the coding sequence ATGGCTTTCGAAGCAATGTTCCAGCCGATCCAGATCGGCAAACTGACCATCCGCAACCGCGTGCTCAGTACCGCGCACGCCGAGGTCTACGCGACCGACGGCGGCATGACCACCGATCGCTACGTCAAATACTACGAAGAGAAAGCCAAGGGCGGCATCGGCCTGGCGATTTGCGGCGGCTCCTCCAGTGTGGCCATCGACAGCCCGCAAGGCTGGTGGAAGTCGGTCAACCTGGCGGACGACCGGATCATCCCGCACTTCCAGAATCTGGCCGACGCCATGCACAAGCATGGCGCCAAGATCATGATTCAGATTACCCACATGGGCCGTCGCTCGCGCTGGGACGGCGAACATTGGCCGACCCTGCTGTCGCCGTCAGGCATCCGTGAGCCAGTACACCGCGCGACCTGCAAAACCATCGAGCCGGAAGAAATCTGGCGGGTGATCGGCAACTACGCCACCGCTGCCGCGCGCGCCAAGGCCGGTGGTCTGGACGGCGTTGAACTGTCCGCCGTGCACCAGCACATGATCGACCAGTTCTGGAGCCCGCGCGTCAACAAGCGTACCGATGAATGGGGTGGCAGCTTCGAGAACCGCATGCGTTTCGGCCTTGAAGTGCTCAAGGCTGTGCGCAAGGAAGTCGGCGACGATTTCTGCGTCGGCATTCGTCTGTGCGGGGACGAGTTCCACCCGGACGGCTTGTCCCACGAAGACATGAAGCAGATCGCCAAGTATTACGACGACACCGGGATGATCGACTTCATCGGCGTGGTCGGTTCGGGTTGCGACACCCACAACACCCTGGCCAACGTAATCCCCAACATGAGTTATCCACCGGAGCCGTTCCTGCACCTGGCTGCCGGTATCAAGGAAGTGGTCAAGGCCCCGGTGCTGCACGCGCAGAACATCAAGGACCCAAACCAGGCCACGCGCATTCTCGAAGGCGGTTACGTCGACATGGTCGGCATGACCCGCGCGCATATCGCTGACCCGCACCTGATCGCCAAGATCAAGATGGGCCAGATCGACCAGATCAAACAGTGCGTCGGCGCCAACTACTGCATCGACCGCCAGTATCAAGGGCTGGATGTGCTGTGCATCCAGAACGCCGCGACCTCCCGTGAATACATGGGCGTGCCGCACATCATCGAGAAGTCCACGGGCGTCAAACGCAAAGTGGTGGTGGTCGGCGCCGGTCCGGCCGGGATGGAGGCCGCGCGTGTTGCGGCCGAACGAGGCCACGACGTGACCCTGTTCGAGAAAAAAGAATTCATCGGCGGGCAGATCACCACGGCGTCGAAAGCACCACAGCGTGACCAGATTGCGGGTATCACCCGTTGGTTCCAGCTGGAACTGGCGCGGCTGAAAGTCGACCTGCGCCTGGGCACGGCTGCCGACGCGGCGACCATCCTCGATCTGCGTCCGGACGTGGTGGTGCTGGCGGTGGGCGGGCATCCGTTCCTTGAGCAGAACGAACACTGGGGCGCCGCCGAAGGGCTGGTGGTCAGCAGCTGGGATGTGCTCGACGGCAAGGTCGCGCCGGGCAAGAACGTGCTGGTCTACGACACCATTTGCGAGTTCACCGGGATGTCGGTTGCCGACTTCCTCGCCGACAAGGGCAGCCAGGTCGAGATCGTCACCGACGACATCAAACCGGGCGTGGCCATCGGCGGTACGTCGTTCCCGACCTACTACCGCAGCATGTACCCGAAAGAAGTGATCATGACTGGCGACATGATGCTGGAGAAGGTCTACCGCGAAGGCGACAAACTCATCGCCGTGCTGGAGAACGAATACACCGGCGCCAAAGAGGAGCGGGTGGTCGATCAAGTGGTGGTGGAAAACGGCGTGCGCCCGGACGAAGAGCTGTATTACGGGCTCAAGGACGGTTCGCGCAACAAGGGCCAGATCGATATTGATGCCTTGTTCGCGATCAAGCCGCAGCCTTCGCTGAGCACCACCGGAGACGGCTACTTGCTGTTCCGCATCGGCGATTGCGTGGCGCAGCGAAATACCCACGCTGCGATCTACGACGCCCTGCGGTTGTGCAAAGACTTCTGA